In Musa acuminata AAA Group cultivar baxijiao chromosome BXJ2-3, Cavendish_Baxijiao_AAA, whole genome shotgun sequence, the following proteins share a genomic window:
- the LOC135608151 gene encoding protein LURP-one-related 11-like, with protein MEHKVHPEPLLPSASPSSSSSSSSSSSSASFSTTARREVYTLWMKSLVLSGNGCTVYDSTGRLAYRVDNYDCKCSDEVYLMDHGGRTLCKILRRKLRVFGRWEGYRCHDSAREEKRPWFRVKKGDGILRRSKSREIEVMVGCSKGKEICYSTEGLGNKLAFKIKDLAGRTVAEVGRKRTEGGVVLGEDVLMLVVEPNVDRLLIMGLMVVCGLIKQNM; from the exons atggagcacaaagtccACCCTGAGCCCCTCCTCCCTtctgcttccccttcttcttcttcttcttcttcttcttcttcttccagtgcGTCCTTTTCGACGACCGCAAGAAGAGAAGTCTACACCTTATGGATGAAGTCGCTGGTGCTCAGCGGGAATGGATGCACCGTCTATGACTCCACCGGCAGACTGGCTTACCGGGTAGACAACTACGACTGCAAGTGCAGTGACGAGGTCTACCTCATGGATCATGGCGGCCGGACCCTGTGCAAGATACTTAGAAGG AAGCTTAGAGTGTTTGGAAGATGGGAAGGCTACAGGTGCCATGACTCAGCGAGAGAAGAGAAGCGGCCTTGGTTCAGAGTGAAGAAGGGCGATGGAATTCTAAGGAGAAGCAAGTCCAGGGAGATTGAAGTAATGGTTGGGTGCAGCAAGGGGAAAGAGATCTGCTACAGTACTGAAGGGTTAGGCAACAAGTTGGCCTTCAAGATAAAGGATTTGGCTGGAAGGACTGTGGCAGAG GTGGGAAGGAAGCGAACCGAAGGAGGAGTGGTGTTGGGAGAGGATGTGTTGATGTTGGTGGTGGAACCCAACGTAGATCGGCTGCTCATCATGGGGCTTATGGTCGTCTGCGGACTCATCAAGCAGAACATGTAG
- the LOC103978965 gene encoding ubiquitin-like-specific protease ESD4 has translation MGALTKNRKRRLAVDLRLPFSSHPVFDVAAGPSPPSKKAKIPSPPADFRPLTPPAPVAATPAAALRRFPPAAPLPRPVHAPQRILRAFGLGSVEPSRSRLSESYLKREGGSEMENLVARFLKGKKAATFTPWRTGKREDALVRPPGSQGSEDNDGADELLGLDQYKKLVKSVQEGNSVVSDLGSVKLVFPSSPFGLSDRKIVNQKLEETLNLHVANTKVDDAGKLVSEWTPSWEEKASVKRGPLYKELHVESARKHDSKLRDLELQVELAEKKIFSFRLVRQEQEKKFKEDVHEVFLPLTDEEEEDVYRSLNGRNSREILAVHEASNIHITREVLQCLSCNAWLNDEVINLYLELLKEREKREPKKFLKCHFFSTFFYKKLISGRNGYDYKAVRRWTTQKKLGYSLIECDKIFVPIHKEVHWCLAVIDVKEKKFLYLDSLGGIDTAVLKVLAKYLMDEVEDKTANQVDTLSWKLETVDDLPLQKNGWDCGMFMLKYTDFYSRGLSLCFSQDNMPYFRKRTAKEILRLRAE, from the exons ATGGGCGCCCTAACAAAGAACCGCAAGCGCCGCCTCGCCGTCGACCtccgcctccccttctcctcgcaCCCCGTCTTCGATGTCGCCGCCGGACCATCCCCACCCTCCAAGAAAGCCAAGATTCCGTCTCCTCCGGCCGACTTCCGCCCTCTCACGCCCCCGGCGCCGGTGGCGGCGACTCCCGCCGCTGCCCTTCGCCGGTTTCCTCCCGCCGCCCCTCTGCCTCGCCCCGTCCATGCCCCCCAGCGCATCCTCAGGGCTTTCGGCCTCGGGTCCGTTGAGCCGAGCAGATCACGGCTTTCGGAATCGTATCTGAAGCGAGAAGGGGGCTCCGAGATGGAAAATCTCGTGGCGCGGTTTCTCAAGGGAAAGAAAGCTGCAACCTTCACTCCGTGGCGGACGGGGAAGAGGGAGGACGCGTTGGTCCGTCCCCCTGGGAGCCAGGGTTCTGAGGATAATGATGGGGCCGACGAACTGTTAGGATTAGATCAGTACAAGAAGTTAGTTAAAAGCGTGCAAGAGGGCAACTCGGTTGTCTCGGACCTGGGGTCTGTCAAGTTAGTGTTTCCTTCCTCGCCATTTGGTTTGTCGGATCGGAAAATTGTGAACCAGAAGCTCGAGGAGACACTCAACTTGCATGTGGCGAATACGAAGGTTGACGATGCAGGTAAGCTCGTGTCAGAATGGACTCCATCGTGGGAGGAGAAAGCTTCAGTCAAAAGGGGTCCTTTGTACAAGGAATTGCACGTGGAATCTGCTAGAAAACATGATTCAAAGTTGAGGGACTTGGAGCTTCAAGTGGAGTTGGCTGAGAAGAAAATATTCTCTTTCCGTTTGGTTCGCCAGGAGCAAGAGAAGAAATTCAAGGAG GATGTGCATGAAGTATTTCTCCCACTCACagatgaagaagaggaggatgtTTATCGTTCTTTGAATGGTAGAAATAG TCGTGAAATCCTAGCCGTACATGAGGCTTCCAACATTCATATAACCAGAGAGGTCTTGCAGTGTTTGAGTTGCAATGCTTGGTTAAATGACGAA GTCATAAATTTGTACCTCGAATTGTTgaaggagagagagaaaagagaaccCAAGAAGTTTTTGAAATGTCATTTCTTCAGcacatttttttataaaaag TTGATAAGCGGAAGAAATGGTTATGATTACAAGGCTGTAAGGAGGTGGACAACACAAAAGAAGCTAGGATACAGCCTTATTGAGTGTGACAAA atatttgttcctatacacaaAGAAGTCCACTGGTGTTTAGCTGTTATTGACGTAAAGGAGAAGAAGTTTCTGTATCTTGATTCACTTGGTGGAATAGACACAGCAGTTTTGAAAGTACTG GCAAAATACTTAATGGATGAAGTAGAGGATAAGACTGCAAATCAGGTTGACACACTATCATGGAAGTTGGAAACAGTTGATGACCTACCTTTACAAAAGAATGG GTGGGACTGCGGAATGTTCATGCTCAAGTATACAGATTTCTATAGCCGTGGCTTAAGCCTCTGCTTCAGTCAG gATAACATGCCATACTTCAGGAAGAGGACTGCCAAAGAGATTCTTAGACTGAGAGCTGAATGA
- the LOC135608153 gene encoding auxilin-related protein 1-like isoform X1: MDELPGILARDFGFRPQGKSAPMAASKAASAGGVNLDAGMNRSSEASSSLNRPRSGPNPTSAGYPFLGDHRFKTPGSRSPPGHDDIFGGPPSYSSKSSDRRSVEGLSDYKSKSSSSLPVYDKPVHDDDAIFDGVPGLKSTSAKYDDIFSSVLPASKHDSTPPYDDLLENLGKPMPAPKNANEERSGEKEHDLSGFDELIPGFGGSSPPKKREPPEVNQQKPSVSSAKPASIVTEDPFVVLETESTSTLSSGFILDPLENISMPLNSENMKVGTSSVSGGSSVEIDSFGGLSKSMPASMADINESQKNKGYTHDAHNMSPGHHFSGGQAQQASADAHESILPKMHPPKSSDSQKFAGVSGVQSSATHGRNTTVDQTPKSYEQSETADDVWLTVDEIPLFTQPSGASPPSRPPPPFDTKKATSADNGKREKESLSQPTQSYTYTKDKARKPVVSPIDELEDFALGKPQTYSQDHADIFTSENNIEANSDAAASAAAMKEAVDRAEVKFRHARGLRERERNPKSTKSRVPVWHERVQKAKICEHDVEDKENQERIYKEQQQKEWRRIEKERKKEQARQAAERATREVQERSAAEGRLKAEKAAAGIHERAAAEARERAAAEARDKAAGEKQQKPENDLESFFSMGTQASSSPKQRATLESMFDVQSQSKGGYDGTRTSSSFSSTIRKASSTTNIVDDLSSIFGAPQSSGEFQEAGESEERRKARLERHQRTLERAAKALAEKNERDMQIQREQAERQRIAEALDFDIKRWASGKEGNLRALLSTLQYVVWPECSWQPVPLTDLITAAAVKKVYRKATLCLHPDKVQQKGANLQQKYIAEKVFDLLKEAWNKFSSAELFL; the protein is encoded by the exons ATGGACGAGCTTCCGGGTATTCTCGCCCGGGATTTCGGGTTCCGGCCGCAGGGCAAGTCCGCTCCCATGGCCGCATCCAAGGCCGCCTCCGCTGGCGGCGTGAATCTTGACGCCGGAATGAACAGATCCTCTGAAGCGAGCTCGTCCTTGAATAGGCCGAGATCCGGGCCGAACCCGACCTCGGCCGGGTATCCATTCCTCGGTGATCACCGATTCAAGACTCCCGGAAGCCGGAGCCCCCCGGGTCACGATGATATCTTCGGAGGTCCTCCGAGTTATTCGAGTAAGTCCTCCGATCGGAGGTCGGTGGAGGGTCTCAGCGACTACAAATCGAAATCTTCGTCTTCTTTGCCGGTGTATGATAAGCCGGTTCATGATGATGATGCCATCTTCGATGGGGTTCCCGGATTAAAGAGCACGTCTGCTAAGTATGACGATATATTTTCTTCGGTCTTGCCGGCATCCAAACATGATTCTACTCCCccatacgacgatcttcttgagaATCTTGGGAAACCAATGCCGGCGCCAAAGAACGCGAACGAGGAGAGATCAGGTGAGAAAGAGCACGACTTGTCCGGATTTGATGAGCTGATTCCTGGATTTGGTGGGAGCAGTCCTCCCAAGAAAAG GGAGCCTCCAGAGGTTAACCAACAAAAGCCTTCTGTTTCGTCAGCTAAACCAGCTTCCATTGTGACAGAGGACCCCTTTGTTGTTTTAGAAACAGAATCTACCTCTACATTATCTTCAGGCTTTATCCTTGACCCTTTGGAAAATATTAGCATGCCTCTGAACTCAGAAAACATGAAGGTTGGCACTTCCTCTGTTAGTGGGGGCTCATCTGTTGAGATTGATTCATTTGGTGGACTCTCCAAATCGATGCCAGCATCTATGGCTGACATAAATGAGAGTCAGAAGAACAAGGGTTATACACATGATGCCCACAACATGAGCCCTGGGCATCATTTTTCTGGAGGACAAGCTCAACAGGCTTCAGCAGATGCCCATGAAAGCATCTTGCCAAAGATGCATCCTCCTAAATCTTCTGACTCGCAGAAATTTGCTGGTGTAAGTGGTGTCCAAAGTTCTGCTACACATGGAAGAAATACCACAGTTGACCAAACCCCAAAGTCCTATGAACAGTCAGAGACAGCAGATGATGTATGGCTAACTGTTGATGAGATTCCCCTCTTCACTCAACCTTCAGGTGCTTCTCCGCCTTCTAGGCCTCCACCTCCATTTGACACAAAAAAAGCCACTTCTGCAGACAAtggaaaaagggaaaaagaatcctTATCCCAGCCTACTCAAAGCTATACTTATACAAAAGATAAAGCAAGGAAACCTGTTGTATCTCCAATAGATGAACTTGAAGATTTTGCGTTGGGCAAGCCTCAGACGTATTCACAGGACCATGCAGATATCTTTACTAGTGAAAACAATATAGAGGCAAATTCAGATGCTGCAGCATCTGCAGCTGCTATGAAGGAGGCTGTGGACAGAGCTGAGGTAAAGTTCAGGCATGCTAGGGGGTTAAGGGAGAGAGAACGCAATCCAAAGTCAACTAAAAGCAGAGTACCTGTATGGCACGAAAGAGTTCAAAAAGCAAAAATATGTGAACATGATGTAGAAGATAAAGAGAATCAAGAAAGAATATATAAGGAACAACAACAGAAGGAATGGAGGAgaattgaaaaagaaagaaaaaaagaacaggCCAGACAAGCTGCAGAGAGAGCTACAAGAGAGGTACAGGAACGGTCAGCTGCTGAAGGTCGACTAAAAGCTGAGAAGGCAGCTGCAGGAATACATGAAAGAGCTGCAGCAGAGGCTCGAGAAagagcagcagcagaagcaagAGACAAAGCTGCAGGAGAAAAGCAGCAGAAACCTGAAAATGACCTCGAGTCTTTCTTCTCAATGGGTACTCAAGCAAGCAGTTCACCCAAGCAAAGGGCTACATTA GAATCCATGTTTGATGTTCAATCTCAAAGCAAGGGTGGTTATGATGGGACAAGAACATCTTCAAGTTTCTCATCTACCATCAGGAAGGCATCTTCCACAACAAATATTGTGGATGATCTATCTTCCATTTTTGGAG ctcctcAATCATCTGGAGAGTTCCAAGAAGCTGGAGAGagtgaagaaagaagaaaagctaGACTGGAACGGCATCAAAGGACACTTGAGCGTGCG GCCAAAGCATTGGCAGAGAAAAATGAGCGTGATATGCAAATTCAGAGGGAGCAGGCAGAAAGACAA AGGATTGCAGAAGCACTGGATTTTGATATAAAACGTTGGGCTTCTGGGAAAGAAGGAAATTTGCGTGCCTTGTTATCAACATTGCAATAT
- the LOC135608153 gene encoding auxilin-related protein 1-like isoform X2, with amino-acid sequence MDELPGILARDFGFRPQGKSAPMAASKAASAGGVNLDAGMNRSSEASSSLNRPRSGPNPTSAGYPFLGDHRFKTPGSRSPPGHDDIFGGPPSYSSKSSDRRSVEGLSDYKSKSSSSLPVYDKPVHDDDAIFDGVPGLKSTSAKYDDIFSSVLPASKHDSTPPYDDLLENLGKPMPAPKNANEERSGEKEHDLSGFDELIPGFGGSSPPKKREPPEVNQQKPSVSSAKPASIVTEDPFVVLETESTSTLSSGFILDPLENISMPLNSENMKVGTSSVSGGSSVEIDSFGGLSKSMPASMADINESQKNKGYTHDAHNMSPGHHFSGGQAQQASADAHESILPKMHPPKSSDSQKFAGVSGVQSSATHGRNTTVDQTPKSYEQSETADDVWLTVDEIPLFTQPSGASPPSRPPPPFDTKKATSADNGKREKESLSQPTQSYTYTKDKARKPVVSPIDELEDFALGKPQTYSQDHADIFTSENNIEANSDAAASAAAMKEAVDRAEVKFRHARGLRERERNPKSTKSRVPVWHERVQKAKICEHDVEDKENQERIYKEQQQKEWRRIEKERKKEQARQAAERATREVQERSAAEGRLKAEKAAAGIHERAAAEARERAAAEARDKAAGEKQQKPENDLESFFSMGTQASSSPKQRATLESMFDVQSQSKGGYDGTRTSSSFSSTIRKASSTTNIVDDLSSIFGAPQSSGEFQEAGESEERRKARLERHQRTLERAAKALAEKNERDMQIQREQAERQVVWPECSWQPVPLTDLITAAAVKKVYRKATLCLHPDKVQQKGANLQQKYIAEKVFDLLKEAWNKFSSAELFL; translated from the exons ATGGACGAGCTTCCGGGTATTCTCGCCCGGGATTTCGGGTTCCGGCCGCAGGGCAAGTCCGCTCCCATGGCCGCATCCAAGGCCGCCTCCGCTGGCGGCGTGAATCTTGACGCCGGAATGAACAGATCCTCTGAAGCGAGCTCGTCCTTGAATAGGCCGAGATCCGGGCCGAACCCGACCTCGGCCGGGTATCCATTCCTCGGTGATCACCGATTCAAGACTCCCGGAAGCCGGAGCCCCCCGGGTCACGATGATATCTTCGGAGGTCCTCCGAGTTATTCGAGTAAGTCCTCCGATCGGAGGTCGGTGGAGGGTCTCAGCGACTACAAATCGAAATCTTCGTCTTCTTTGCCGGTGTATGATAAGCCGGTTCATGATGATGATGCCATCTTCGATGGGGTTCCCGGATTAAAGAGCACGTCTGCTAAGTATGACGATATATTTTCTTCGGTCTTGCCGGCATCCAAACATGATTCTACTCCCccatacgacgatcttcttgagaATCTTGGGAAACCAATGCCGGCGCCAAAGAACGCGAACGAGGAGAGATCAGGTGAGAAAGAGCACGACTTGTCCGGATTTGATGAGCTGATTCCTGGATTTGGTGGGAGCAGTCCTCCCAAGAAAAG GGAGCCTCCAGAGGTTAACCAACAAAAGCCTTCTGTTTCGTCAGCTAAACCAGCTTCCATTGTGACAGAGGACCCCTTTGTTGTTTTAGAAACAGAATCTACCTCTACATTATCTTCAGGCTTTATCCTTGACCCTTTGGAAAATATTAGCATGCCTCTGAACTCAGAAAACATGAAGGTTGGCACTTCCTCTGTTAGTGGGGGCTCATCTGTTGAGATTGATTCATTTGGTGGACTCTCCAAATCGATGCCAGCATCTATGGCTGACATAAATGAGAGTCAGAAGAACAAGGGTTATACACATGATGCCCACAACATGAGCCCTGGGCATCATTTTTCTGGAGGACAAGCTCAACAGGCTTCAGCAGATGCCCATGAAAGCATCTTGCCAAAGATGCATCCTCCTAAATCTTCTGACTCGCAGAAATTTGCTGGTGTAAGTGGTGTCCAAAGTTCTGCTACACATGGAAGAAATACCACAGTTGACCAAACCCCAAAGTCCTATGAACAGTCAGAGACAGCAGATGATGTATGGCTAACTGTTGATGAGATTCCCCTCTTCACTCAACCTTCAGGTGCTTCTCCGCCTTCTAGGCCTCCACCTCCATTTGACACAAAAAAAGCCACTTCTGCAGACAAtggaaaaagggaaaaagaatcctTATCCCAGCCTACTCAAAGCTATACTTATACAAAAGATAAAGCAAGGAAACCTGTTGTATCTCCAATAGATGAACTTGAAGATTTTGCGTTGGGCAAGCCTCAGACGTATTCACAGGACCATGCAGATATCTTTACTAGTGAAAACAATATAGAGGCAAATTCAGATGCTGCAGCATCTGCAGCTGCTATGAAGGAGGCTGTGGACAGAGCTGAGGTAAAGTTCAGGCATGCTAGGGGGTTAAGGGAGAGAGAACGCAATCCAAAGTCAACTAAAAGCAGAGTACCTGTATGGCACGAAAGAGTTCAAAAAGCAAAAATATGTGAACATGATGTAGAAGATAAAGAGAATCAAGAAAGAATATATAAGGAACAACAACAGAAGGAATGGAGGAgaattgaaaaagaaagaaaaaaagaacaggCCAGACAAGCTGCAGAGAGAGCTACAAGAGAGGTACAGGAACGGTCAGCTGCTGAAGGTCGACTAAAAGCTGAGAAGGCAGCTGCAGGAATACATGAAAGAGCTGCAGCAGAGGCTCGAGAAagagcagcagcagaagcaagAGACAAAGCTGCAGGAGAAAAGCAGCAGAAACCTGAAAATGACCTCGAGTCTTTCTTCTCAATGGGTACTCAAGCAAGCAGTTCACCCAAGCAAAGGGCTACATTA GAATCCATGTTTGATGTTCAATCTCAAAGCAAGGGTGGTTATGATGGGACAAGAACATCTTCAAGTTTCTCATCTACCATCAGGAAGGCATCTTCCACAACAAATATTGTGGATGATCTATCTTCCATTTTTGGAG ctcctcAATCATCTGGAGAGTTCCAAGAAGCTGGAGAGagtgaagaaagaagaaaagctaGACTGGAACGGCATCAAAGGACACTTGAGCGTGCG GCCAAAGCATTGGCAGAGAAAAATGAGCGTGATATGCAAATTCAGAGGGAGCAGGCAGAAAGACAA